ATTTGCAGGAAAATTCTTCGGCGAACTGCCACATATGATTCTTCCCATCCCCTTTTCAAATGTGATTAACGGCGGAAAGCACGCAGGCACAGGGCTTAAGATTCAGGAATTCATGATTGCACCTACAGGCGCAAAAAGCTTCCGCGAAGCAGTCCAGATGGTTTCAGAGACATATCATTCCCTGAAAAAGATTCTTGAGGAAAAGTTCGGGAAATCTGCAGTAAATGTCGGGGATGAGGGTGGCTTTGCACCTCCGATTGAGAAGCCCGAGGATGCGCTTTCAATCCTTGAAAAGGCAGTATCTGATTCAGGATACTCAGGAAAGATTAAGCTTGCGATTGACTCAGCTGCCTCAGAGTTCTTTTCAGAGGGAAAATACCATCTTGATAAGCCATATTCAGCAGAAGCGCTCACTGATTACTATCTCTCGCTTGCAGAATCATTTCCCATTGTATCATTTGAGGACCCATTTGAGCAGAATGACTTTTTTGCCTACAGGAAATTTACAGCGAAGATAAAGGCGAAATACGGCGATAAAATTCAGGTTGTGGGCGATGATTTGCTTGCCACAAACCCCAAGAGGATAAGGATGGGAATAAGGAGGAAGGCATGCAGCGCGCTTCTCCTGAAGCTTAACCAGATAGGAACTGTCAGCGAGGCAATAAGTGCTGCAAGGCTTGCAATGAAAAGCGGATGGAATGTCATGGTAAGCCACAGAAGCGGGGAGACAGAGGACACATTCATAGCAGACCTGGCAGTTGCGCTCGGATGCGGGGAGATAAAGCTCGGGGCTCCTGCAAGGGGTGAGAGAACAGCAAAGTTCAATGAGCTCATCAGGATTGAAGAGGAGCTTTCAAATTCAGGAAAGGCAGATTATG
Above is a genomic segment from Candidatus Woesearchaeota archaeon containing:
- the eno gene encoding phosphopyruvate hydratase codes for the protein MAGFRIIRIKAREILDSRGFPTVEADVITSKALGRAIAPSGASTGIYEALELRDKEGRFFGKGVEKAVANINGKIAPEIIGLNCKSQKIIDKKMLRLDGTKNKSNLGANAILPVSMASARAASIASGIPLYRYLNSFAGKFFGELPHMILPIPFSNVINGGKHAGTGLKIQEFMIAPTGAKSFREAVQMVSETYHSLKKILEEKFGKSAVNVGDEGGFAPPIEKPEDALSILEKAVSDSGYSGKIKLAIDSAASEFFSEGKYHLDKPYSAEALTDYYLSLAESFPIVSFEDPFEQNDFFAYRKFTAKIKAKYGDKIQVVGDDLLATNPKRIRMGIRRKACSALLLKLNQIGTVSEAISAARLAMKSGWNVMVSHRSGETEDTFIADLAVALGCGEIKLGAPARGERTAKFNELIRIEEELSNSGKADYASNNHA